The following are encoded in a window of Harmonia axyridis chromosome 7, icHarAxyr1.1, whole genome shotgun sequence genomic DNA:
- the LOC123684299 gene encoding vesicular glutamate transporter 1 isoform X1: MGWNQQYEELDVPPRKGEPVDELSSPESIKSHERPPLRKIDQYVRAELPCLSKRATVAVLSCMGFIIMFGMRTSMGIVKLQFENKTKVWGEDTASAIESAIFWGYFITQIPGGLIAAAYPANKLFGFAIGTSSLLNFFIPFTYKHPPFIITLKVMQGLVEGVTYPACHGIMRYWAPPLERSKLATLAFSGCYGGVMFAMLICGVLVDYFGPMSPFYFYSVIGMIWYVAWVWLVFEKPALHPCIETKEMMYIENSLGKVTETYVAPTLQNTPWLTFFKSMPCYAIFVANFCRSWNFYLLVLNQPIYFSDTYHESIEKNTILGALPHFLMTIIVPSGGILADRIRRNGILTTTQVRKLFNCGGFGMEATFFIVMAYCNDFELAIIALSIGVAFSGFAISGFNVNHLDIAPRYASILMGMSNGIGTIAGCICPYVVNKILGEERTIERWREVFILSAFIHYAGIIFYGIFASGDLQEWADPTAEEEKQWNQMAEAGNIKSSFANRNNSVNYGSVDKPLPPRPPLPKQLTQESSLQNVPPQSMPPSAPPAQQQTNLTNPFTGRVTNPFRQEAVQPEAQDTYMYGTVNDRTY; this comes from the exons gaatcaGCAATATGAAGAACTGGACGTACCACCCAGAAAAGGAGAACCTGTGGACGAACTCAGCAGTCCAGAAAGTATCAAGTCACATGAAAGACCCCCACTGAGAAAAATCGATCAGTACGTTAGAGCAGAATTGCCATGTTTATCAAAAAGAGCCACCGTTGCAGTTTTGAGTTGTATGggttttattattatgtttggAATGAGAACATCGATGGGTATAGTTAAGCTACAATTCGAG AACAAGACTAAAGTATGGGGAGAGGATACAGCCTCAGCCATAGAATCTGCTATCTTTTGGGGATATTTCATAACACAAATACCTGGAGGTTTGATAGCTGCTGCATATCCCGCTAACAAACTTTTTGGTTTTGCCATCGGAACTTCATCACTTCTCAACTTCTTCATACCATTCACTTACAAACATCCACCATTCATCATCACGCTCAAGGTCATGCAGGGTTTGGTTGAG GGTGTGACATATCCAGCGTGCCATGGTATCATGAGGTACTGGGCCCCACCCTTAGAACGTTCAAAATTAGCCACCTTGGCCTTTTCTGGCTGTTATGGAGGTGTGATGTTCGCCATGTTGATTTGTGGCGTCCTTGTCGACTATTTTGGACCCATGTCCCCATTCTACTTCTACAGCGTCATCGGAATGATTTGGTATGTGGCATGGGTGTGGCTGGTTTTCGAAAAACCAGCGTTACATCCTTGTATTGAGACGAAGGAAATGATGTACATAGAAAATTCGTTAG GAAAAGTAACAGAGACATATGTAGCTCCAACACTTCAGAACACTCCATGGTTGACATTCTTCAAGTCGATGCCATGTTACGCCATTTTTGTGGCCAATTTCTGTCGTTCTTGGAATTTTTATCTTCTTGTTCTCAACCAACCAATCTATTTCTCGGATACTTATCATGAATCTATTGAGAAG AATACCATCCTTGGGGCCCTACCTCACTTTCTGATGACCATCATCGTACCAAGTGGTGGTATCCTAGCTGACAGAATAAGAAGAAATGGTATCCTTACAACAACCCAAGTTAGGAAACTCTTCAACTGTGGTGGCTTCGGTATGGAAGCTACATTCTTCATAGTGATGGCTTACTGCAATGATTTTGAGCTAGCCATCATCGCACTGTCGATTGGTGTGGCTTTCAGTGGTTTTGCCATATCTGGGTTCAATGTGAACCATCTGGATATAGCTCCGAGATATGCCAGTATCCTCATGGGTATGTCTAATGGAATAGGAACCATAGCGGGCTGTATCTGTCCGTATGTTGTGAATAAGATTTTGGGGGAAGAAAGG ACCATAGAAAGATGGCGAGAAGTTTTCATCCTTTCTGCTTTCATCCACTACGCTGGTATcatattttatggaattttcGCGTCTGGTGATTTACAAGAATGGGCCGATCCTACTGCAGAAGAAGAAAAACAATGGAACCAGATGGCCGAAGCCGGAAATATCAAATCTTCTTTTGCT AATCGAAACAACTCAGTCAACTACGGGTCAGTAGACAAACCATTACCTCCAAGACCACCTCTTCCAAAGCAACTAACTCAAGAGTCATCACTGCAGAACGTGCCACCCCAATCAATGCCTCCAAGTGCTCCTCCCGCCCAGCAACAAACCAATTTGACCAATCCTTTCACTGGAAGGGTGACGAATCCTTTCAGACAGGAGGCTGTTCAACCAGAAGCTCAAGACACTTACATGTACGGCACTGTTAACGACCGCACCTATTAG
- the LOC123684299 gene encoding vesicular glutamate transporter 1 isoform X2, whose translation MGFIIMFGMRTSMGIVKLQFENKTKVWGEDTASAIESAIFWGYFITQIPGGLIAAAYPANKLFGFAIGTSSLLNFFIPFTYKHPPFIITLKVMQGLVEGVTYPACHGIMRYWAPPLERSKLATLAFSGCYGGVMFAMLICGVLVDYFGPMSPFYFYSVIGMIWYVAWVWLVFEKPALHPCIETKEMMYIENSLGKVTETYVAPTLQNTPWLTFFKSMPCYAIFVANFCRSWNFYLLVLNQPIYFSDTYHESIEKNTILGALPHFLMTIIVPSGGILADRIRRNGILTTTQVRKLFNCGGFGMEATFFIVMAYCNDFELAIIALSIGVAFSGFAISGFNVNHLDIAPRYASILMGMSNGIGTIAGCICPYVVNKILGEERTIERWREVFILSAFIHYAGIIFYGIFASGDLQEWADPTAEEEKQWNQMAEAGNIKSSFANRNNSVNYGSVDKPLPPRPPLPKQLTQESSLQNVPPQSMPPSAPPAQQQTNLTNPFTGRVTNPFRQEAVQPEAQDTYMYGTVNDRTY comes from the exons ATGggttttattattatgtttggAATGAGAACATCGATGGGTATAGTTAAGCTACAATTCGAG AACAAGACTAAAGTATGGGGAGAGGATACAGCCTCAGCCATAGAATCTGCTATCTTTTGGGGATATTTCATAACACAAATACCTGGAGGTTTGATAGCTGCTGCATATCCCGCTAACAAACTTTTTGGTTTTGCCATCGGAACTTCATCACTTCTCAACTTCTTCATACCATTCACTTACAAACATCCACCATTCATCATCACGCTCAAGGTCATGCAGGGTTTGGTTGAG GGTGTGACATATCCAGCGTGCCATGGTATCATGAGGTACTGGGCCCCACCCTTAGAACGTTCAAAATTAGCCACCTTGGCCTTTTCTGGCTGTTATGGAGGTGTGATGTTCGCCATGTTGATTTGTGGCGTCCTTGTCGACTATTTTGGACCCATGTCCCCATTCTACTTCTACAGCGTCATCGGAATGATTTGGTATGTGGCATGGGTGTGGCTGGTTTTCGAAAAACCAGCGTTACATCCTTGTATTGAGACGAAGGAAATGATGTACATAGAAAATTCGTTAG GAAAAGTAACAGAGACATATGTAGCTCCAACACTTCAGAACACTCCATGGTTGACATTCTTCAAGTCGATGCCATGTTACGCCATTTTTGTGGCCAATTTCTGTCGTTCTTGGAATTTTTATCTTCTTGTTCTCAACCAACCAATCTATTTCTCGGATACTTATCATGAATCTATTGAGAAG AATACCATCCTTGGGGCCCTACCTCACTTTCTGATGACCATCATCGTACCAAGTGGTGGTATCCTAGCTGACAGAATAAGAAGAAATGGTATCCTTACAACAACCCAAGTTAGGAAACTCTTCAACTGTGGTGGCTTCGGTATGGAAGCTACATTCTTCATAGTGATGGCTTACTGCAATGATTTTGAGCTAGCCATCATCGCACTGTCGATTGGTGTGGCTTTCAGTGGTTTTGCCATATCTGGGTTCAATGTGAACCATCTGGATATAGCTCCGAGATATGCCAGTATCCTCATGGGTATGTCTAATGGAATAGGAACCATAGCGGGCTGTATCTGTCCGTATGTTGTGAATAAGATTTTGGGGGAAGAAAGG ACCATAGAAAGATGGCGAGAAGTTTTCATCCTTTCTGCTTTCATCCACTACGCTGGTATcatattttatggaattttcGCGTCTGGTGATTTACAAGAATGGGCCGATCCTACTGCAGAAGAAGAAAAACAATGGAACCAGATGGCCGAAGCCGGAAATATCAAATCTTCTTTTGCT AATCGAAACAACTCAGTCAACTACGGGTCAGTAGACAAACCATTACCTCCAAGACCACCTCTTCCAAAGCAACTAACTCAAGAGTCATCACTGCAGAACGTGCCACCCCAATCAATGCCTCCAAGTGCTCCTCCCGCCCAGCAACAAACCAATTTGACCAATCCTTTCACTGGAAGGGTGACGAATCCTTTCAGACAGGAGGCTGTTCAACCAGAAGCTCAAGACACTTACATGTACGGCACTGTTAACGACCGCACCTATTAG
- the LOC123684196 gene encoding phospholipase A1 member A → MRVIDVNFSGVGFSLSRVVTGNCVVFVGFVLFLVFSPDVAAQKTTTKPVTTSKKPETVQDLFNTSSCIPKPYVCPHKQIQFYLYTKRTQNKPELLDTTKQESLFNSYFNRAHPTKIVVHGFGGGRNLSPSTDMREAYFYRGNYNIIIVDYGTLVREPCLKQMEWAPRFCAKCIAQLVRYLSQHPRGLKADDIHLIGYSVGAHILGLVANYVDPILDGKLGRITGLDPTIVFYMGSNRSRDLDHTDAHFVDIIHTGAGVLGQWGPNGHADFYVNGGSSQPGCASDTVFKTLACDHTKVTPYFIESIVTKKGFYAYPCPSLFSFMVGWCDPKDNEYVLMGEDVTHKARGVYYLTTNPSPPFAQGHPKKNKNRRRSTSIVGRLFQRKRR, encoded by the exons ATGCGGGTGATAGATGTGAATTTCAGTGGCGTAGGTTTTTCTCTGTCTAGGGTTGTGACTGGAAACTGTGTTGTTTTCGTAGGGTTTGTTTTGTTCTTGGTCTTTTCGCCAG ATGTAGCTGCCCAAAAAACGACAACAAAACCTGTAACTACCTCGAAGAAGCCTGAGACTGTCCAAGACCTCTTCAACACTTCATCTTGCATACCAAAACCCTATGTGTGTCCCCATAAACAAATACAGTTTTACCTGTACACGAA gAGAACACAAAACAAACCAGAACTGCTGGATACAACAAAACAAGAATCCTTGTTTAATTCATATTTTAATCGAGCACATCCCACTAAAATTGTTGTCCATGGATTTGGAGGTGGCAGAAACCTGTCCCCCAGTACGGACATGAGAGAAGCCTATTTTTATAggggaaattataatattatcaTAGTAGATTATGGTACTCTCGTCAGAGAACCCTGCCTCAAA CAAATGGAATGGGCTCCCAGATTCTGTGCCAAATGTATAGCCCAACTAGTCAGATATTTATCCCAACATCCTAGAGGTCTGAAAGCTGATGATATTCACCTCATTGGTTACAGTGTCGGAGCACACATTTTAGGATTGGTAGCAAATTACGTTGATCCAATACTTGATGGCAAACTTGGAAGGATAACTG GTCTGGACCCAACAATTGTCTTTTACATGGGTTCGAATAGATCAAGAGACTTGGATCATACAGATGCACATTTCGTAGATATAATACACACTGGTGCAGGGGTACTTGGACAATGGGGACCAAATGGCCATGCTGATTTCTATGTGAATGGAGGATCTAGTCAACCTGGATGTGCAAGCGATACCGTGTTCA AAACACTGGCATGTGACCACACCAAAGTAACTCCATATTTCATCGAATCTATAGTAACCAAGAAAGGCTTCTATGCTTACCCTTGCCCATCTCTATTCAGTTTTATGGTTGGATGGTGTGACCCAAAGGATAATGAGTATGTCCTGATGGGAGAGGATGTAACACACAA agCCAGAGGTGTTTACTATTTAACTACAAACCCCTCACCACCTTTCGCTCAAGGTCATccgaagaaaaacaaaaatagaagAAGAAGTACGAGTATAGTAGGTAGACTGTTTCAACGAAAGAGGAGATGA